The genome window GCAAGTATTTATCATTGCAGGCAGCTTGAATGAGGGAGCTAGTTTGGGCGCAGCCCTGGAGGAAGTCAATACAGTCCTAGCTGGAATTGAGCTACCCGAAGGAGTATCAGTGTTGCCTAGCTCTGCAGCGGAGTCAAGTCGTCAGTTGCAAGATTCTCTAAAGACCCTTGGTGGGCTGGCTGCGTTTCTGGTCTTTGTGGTCATGGCGGTGCAGTACAACTCCCTGATTGATCCGTTGGTAATCATGCTGACTGTGCCCTTAGCGCTAGCAGGTGGCATTTTAGGTCTGTACGTCACCAAAACCGCGATCGGTGCCACAGTCGTAGTTGGAGCCGTTTTGCTTGTGGGGATTGTGGTCAATAACGCCATCATCATGGTGGAACTAGCCAATCAGATTCGAGAAGAGGAGGGTTGCGATCGCCGCACCGCCATTCTCACCGCCGCTCCTCGACGTTTACGTCCGATTATGATGACCACTGTCACCACCGTTCTAGGCCTATTTCCCCTCGCGCTGGGAATTGGAGAAGGGTCAGAATTTTTGCAGCCTCTAGGGATCGTGGTTTTCTTTGGGATGTCCCTTGCCACAGTGCTCACTCTATTTATCATTCCCTGCTTCTACACCTTGCTCCATGATTGGCATGGTGGCTTCGGACGCAAACGGCGCTTGGCTCCTCAACCCATTCCTGTGGAAGTACCCCCTCCTACAGTTTCTGGGCGACGCTAAAAGCTAACTCTTGGTAGACGCAGAACGGAGAAGCGATCGCTACCGTTGAACTAGCGTTTTCCAGAGTTTCTATGTCCTCTGCCCCTCAATCCCGTTATCGCCGCAAAGAAATCCTTCGGGGTATCTTTGCGGTTTGTCTGATTATTGTTGGCATCAGCCACTTCGTCAGACCAGAACAATACGCCCGCATCGTACCGCCACCGTTTCCCCCCTTCGCCTCCGTCTACATCAGTGGCGTTTTTGAGATTCTAGGGGGCATTGGCTTAATGATTCCCTTCGTTAGTGTGGCAGCAGCTTGGGGCTTAATTTCCCTGTTTATTGCGGTGTTCCCTGCCAATATCTACATGACATTGCACAACATCAAGATTGACGGGATCCCCCAAAACCAAGCTCTGTACTGGGCTAGGCTTCCTCTCCAAGCTGTGCTAATTGCCTGGGCCTACTGGTACACCCGTAACCCAGAAACCCAAGCAGGAAGTAACTTAATCCCTAATTCCTTCCCCGAAGCGAAGACGCACTAATTTAGTAAACAACGGAAGTTAATTTGTTTTGGAGGGAGTCTGAGGGACGGTTGTGTCCCTCAGCGGGGGTTGGGGGCAAACGCCCTCAATGGCCTGGTTCTTAGCAAATACTTAACGATTGTCGTACCGCTTCCAATAACGGTGATGACGGATCACCTCATCCGTACTCGTCTCAAACGGATAAGACCCACCCAAAACCCGAATCTTAGAACACCCAAACAAGCTTTGTAGCCTGGTTGAAATGGGTAGCAAACTGTTGATCACCTGCGATCGCACATTGCTACTCGTACAAGAAATAATTAGCTCCACCCCTCGCTCTAGCGGTACCAGTTGCCAATCGCAAAAACTAAAGAGCGGGTTGAGCGTACGACTGAAAGAACTAGAAAAACGTTGATACCGAGCAGCGGCCTGACTAAACTGCTGAGCGATCGCGGTATCGGTACTCCCAGAATGAGGCTGGTCATCTGGCTGTGTATTCATTCTTACCGTGTGTGAAGTCGCGGACTTGGATTTAGTATTCTTACGCGACCCTGGGATTCCAATCAAGCCCGTTTTTACGGCTTATTTTGCTCCTCGGAAATTTTTAGTTAAATCCGCGATCGCCTAGTGCTTTTATATACGTCCACATCACCGAAAAATAACTTTAGCAATTAAATAACTTCACTTTCACTACCAGCATTTTCTCAACCCAATGGGAGGAAAACAAGCTCATGCCGTTGGATGACCACACCGTAGGAGGTGACAGCAGCGCTGCCAAAGCTAACTTGAGATCAATCGAGCCCTTACTCAAGTAACAGCAGGAATTGCATCATGGCTTACTCTCTAACTCAAATCAAAGAAGTTTTGGATGGATTGGGATATAACCTAGGCCCCAACGGCATTAACGGCAACTACGACGCCACCTTAGATATCTACACTCAGGCAGCATTACGCGAATTTCAAGCCCAATACAGCTTGCCAATTACAGGCAGATTAGATGCCGCAACAGAAATTAAAGCTGGACAAATCGTGAAAAATCTTCAGTACAGCTTGAATCTAACCGTCAATGCTAAGCTGCCTGTAAGCGAATTTTACGGTCCTCTGACTCTGCGAGCCATGAAGACCTTCCAACAAACTTATAGCTTGCCAGCAACTGGAATTGCTAATTTAACCGTTCGGAAAAAGCTGGACGAAGAAGCTAAAAAGCGTCTGCCTCGTGGTGCAGATTTCAATGCTCTCCAAGAGGAAGCCCTACAACAAGTAGTCTAATAACTGCTTAAGCTTAATCATTGTGACGAACTTCTTGCTCTCATCCCCCCTACTCAGGGGGTTTTTTGCGTTTTTAGCTTTTCTACAAGTTAAAGCAAATAGCTGCCAACCCACCTGAGTTAGTCTCTGGTAAGCCTCCAGGGCATCTAGTTGTAGTTTTAGTTGAGAAAACGGCGATCGCCTGAGCTTGTTGGTCTGCATTTGCCTCAACTCCCAGGAGCTTCAGCGTTCTAGGCAGTTCTGCTTCTAGCACCTGTTTGCGTGGGCAGTTCCCACCTGCATGCAAGAATGCAAACGCAGCTCTGAGAGTTTGAGTAAAGCAAAGTTCCAGCCCTTGATGTGGTGCTCGATTCTCTGCTTCAGCCTCGATACAAAGTTAGAAAAGCTATCTACTTGCGACTGATTGGCTAGATTAATTAGCAGCAGTCATCTTTAAGCTCTGCTACAACCAGGACTCCTCCATGCAACCGCTTGCCGCCTTGCCACATCGCTGTTGATGCTGCTTCGTGTAGAGCAACAAAATTTTTGCCATGTGCTGGATAAAAAGCAATTCCGCATGAAACTGTGAAAGCAGCCTGAATCTTGAGATAGCTCCCGTCGGGAAAACAGTAGGAGCGTTCCACTGGGGGTACGAATGAAAAGTGCTGTCTGACCATGCCACAAACTTTCATTCCGACTGAGGCAACTTCTGCCATCTGTCTTCTACCTAGAAAAACTACAAACTCATCTCCACCAGAACGAAAAACGCTTGCATCTTCTGGCGTGACCTGGCGGATCAGATAGGCAAGCTGTTTAAGTTTGTGATCCCCTGCTTGATGACCATAGCGAGTTAAAGAGGATAAATCCATCAATGTCTAACAAAAGCATTCCAAACTGATCCTGCTCACCCACCAAATAGGCAAAGTGCTCCTGCATTAACTTCAGAGTAGGTAAGCCAGTTAAAGGATCATGGTCTGGATGGTCCATTTTGCTCTAGCAATGTATTTCAAGCTCAAATAACAACGTAACTCTGGAGCTGCTTTTAACGGGCGGCAGGGAGTGCCTTGTTTTACAATTTGATTAGAATTTAACCTTACTTGCTCGCAACGACCCTGAGACAGAAGTCTGATAAGATTAAGAGTTTGCAGAGAATCACGCGCATGCGGTCAGGAGACACCCGATATGGCTCGAATGTATTACGACGCTGATGCCAATTTAGACTTATTAGCTGGAAAAACCATTGCAATCATTGGCTATGGCTCTCAAGGTCATGCCCACGCTCTCAATCTCAAAGATAGTGGCATGAACGTCATCGTCGGGCTGTATCCAGGGAGCAAATCTGCTGCAAAGGCCCAAGAATCAGGCTTGACGGTTAAAAGCGTAGCTGATGCTGCGGCTGCGGCTGACTTCATCATGATCTTGTTACCTGATGAAGTGCAAAAGACCGTATACAAAGAAGAGATTGAACCCAACCTGAAGGCAGGCAAAGTTCTTGCTTTTGCGCACGGCTTCAACATTCACTACGGTCAGATCGTGCCTCCTAGCGATGTAGACGTGGTGATGGCTGCGCCCAAAGGTCCTGGTCACTTGGTACGTCGGACTTATGAGCAAGGCCAAGGGGTGCCTGCTCTGTTTGCGGTGTATCAAGATGCGTCTGGTCAAGCTCGCGATCTGGCGATGGCTTATGCCAAAGGCATTGGTGGCACCCGTGGTGGCATTCTAGAAACTACTTTCCGCGAAGAAACTGAAACTGACTTGTTTGGTGAGCAGGTGGTTCTGTGCGGTGGCTTGAGTGCGCTAATTAAGGCTGGCTTTGAGACCTTGGTGAATGCTGGCTATCAACCAGAATTGGCTTACTTTGAGTGCTTGCACGAAGTGAAGCTGATTGTGGATCTGATTGTGGAAGGTGGCTTGGCGAAGATGCGCGATAGCATCTCCAACACAGCCGAGTATGGTGACTTGACTCGTGGTCCTCGCATTGTCACCGATAGCACTCGTGCTGAGATGAAGAAGGTGCTGAGTGAAATTCAGTCGGGTCAGTTTGCCCGTGAGTTTGTGCTAGAAAACCAGTCGGGTAAGGCTGGGTTTACAGCGATGCGTCGTCAGGAAGCAGAACATCCCATCGAGGACGTGGGTAAGGATCTGCGGGCGATGTTTAGCTGGTTGAAGGAAGCCTAAGTGTAGGAGGACTTGGGGGCACCTGCCCCTAAATCCCCATTGAGGCCCCCGCTGAGGGACGGTTGCGTCCCCCAGACCCCCTCCAAAAGGGTTTGGTTTTCTTTCCGCTTTTCGGTGGAGAGGTTTTAGAGTTTAGGGAGCGCTTTGTTCTTGTTCTAGGGCTTTTTCGGTGCGTTCGTAGGGTTTGGTTTTGGGTCGCCAGGAAGGAAAGATACCTGCGATCGCGGAATTCAGAGCAGTACGGGTGCTAAGGCTGGCTCCACTCAGGGGTTGGGGTAAAAAGCTGTCGCCTAGGGCTATGAATAAAATGGCGACTAGCAAAATCAAAGGGATTGGTAACTTGCGGGACATGGCAGGGCTTACCTAAAGGGAACTGGCATCCTCAATTTCAGTTTTCCCTTAAACTTCAAGCCATCCGTCTCATTAAGAGCAGCGTAATAATTATTTAAATTGCTGAGTCTGCTAGCAACTCAATTACGAATTGCGAACTCCGAATTGCGAATTAGGGTTATGCGGCTGCCACTTGGCCGAGTTCTTCAGGGTGCAGGTGGGAGTGCAGTACTTGACCATCGCGGAACCAGACGATGCGTTTGGTGAGGCGGGCGACATCGGGTTCGTGGGTGACGATGACGATGGTGATGTCACTGGCGTTGAGCTCGGTGAAGATGTCCATTACTTCTTTGGTGGTGCGGGTGTCGAGTGCACCTGTAGGTTCGTCTGCGAGTAACAGCACGGGGCGATTGACGATCGCGCGAGCAATGGCGACTCGTTGTTGTTGTCCACCAGAGAGTTGGTTGGGTCTATTGTTCATGCGGTTTCCTAAGCCCACTCGTTTCAAGGCTTCTGCGGCGCGATCGCGGCGTTCGTCGTTGGGGATGTTGGCGTAAACCATCGGCAGCATCACATTCTCTAAAGCGCTAAGTTGCTGCAATAAATGGAATTGTTGGAAGACAAACCCAATCTTGCGATTGCGGATATGGGCGAGTTCGGCATCTCCGAGGCGAGCAACATCAACACCATCTAGGTAGTAGCTGCCAGATGTGGGGCGATCTAAGCAGCCGATCATGTTCATCATGGTGGATTTCCCAGAACCGGAAGCGCCCATGATGGAGCAATATTCTCCTTTTTCAATCACCAAGTCTACATCTGCGAGCGCTCGGACTTCGGTTTCACCGGAGCCGTAGGTTTTCGCAATATCTTCTAGTCGGATAATCACAGAGTTTGGCATGGCGATCGCTCCTACAACTCCTTAAGCAATTTTCTGATGCATTATCTTTTAGGCGCTTTATGCGCTTCTTAAGGCGACGATGGGGTCTAGTTTAGCGGCTTGACGCGCAGGCACAACTCCGAAGAACAAGCCAATGCCACCCGAAACGCCCACTGCAACCAGAATTGCGATCGGGGAAACGCCTGCTTTTAAGGGAGTAACTGCACCCACTAACCCAATGCCACCAACTCCGATAAAGGTACCGATTGCGCCTCCTAGAGCAGCCAAAATTACTGACTCAATCATGAACTGAATCAGGATGTCTTGCTGGGTTGCGCCAATAGCTTTGCGGAGGCCAATTTCATGGGTGCGTTCTCGCACGGACACCAGCATGATGTTCATGATGCCCACGCCACCAACGAAAAGGGAGATACCTGCGATCGCCGCTAGCATAATGGTCAGCGCTCCAGTGACGTTGTCCACTACCTCCAAGGCATCTTTTTGCGATCGCACCGTGAAGTCATCATCTCCAGCGATTTTATGTCGCAGTCTCAGCAAATTGGTGATTTGAAACTGGGCAGCTTCCACACTTTTCTCGTTTTTGGCCGAGGCGACAATGAAGGTTAAGTCGATGCCATAGGGAGACGTGCGCCCGACAATGCGGCTGGACATGGTAGTGAGTGGGATATAAAGCGTGTCGTCTTGGTTGTTGCCTAGAAAGGCTCCTTTCGCCTCCATGACCCCAACGACTTGAAAGCTGACATCTTTAATCCGAATCTGTTTACCAACAGGTTCTTCACTACCAAACAGCTTTTCGGCAATTTCAGCGCCAAGTGCAACGACTTGGTTATTGCGTTCTAAATCCAGTTCACTGATAAAGCGGCCTTGGCCGACTTCAAAGTCACGGGCCGTAAGAAATTCTGGTGTGGTGCCAATGATGATGGAGTTGCTGTTCTTATTGCGATAAGTGATTAGTTGCTGACTGTTGATTTGGGGAGCGACGGCATTGACGGATGGAACTTGAGTCGCGATCGCCTGAGCATCAGCCAGAACCAGCGTTTTGGGAACTTCAAAGGTGGAGCGCTGGGCTTCTCTCGATCCAGGCACAATGAACAACACGTTCGGCCCTAAGGATTCAAACTGCTCGGCAGCGTACTTCTGGGCTCCTTGCCCGATTCCTACCATCGCAATCACGGAAGCGTTGCCAATAATGATGCCGAGCATGGTCAGGCCACTTCGCAGTTTGTTGGCAGT of Trichocoleus sp. FACHB-46 contains these proteins:
- a CDS encoding DoxX family protein; protein product: MSSAPQSRYRRKEILRGIFAVCLIIVGISHFVRPEQYARIVPPPFPPFASVYISGVFEILGGIGLMIPFVSVAAAWGLISLFIAVFPANIYMTLHNIKIDGIPQNQALYWARLPLQAVLIAWAYWYTRNPETQAGSNLIPNSFPEAKTH
- a CDS encoding peptidoglycan-binding domain-containing protein, translated to MAYSLTQIKEVLDGLGYNLGPNGINGNYDATLDIYTQAALREFQAQYSLPITGRLDAATEIKAGQIVKNLQYSLNLTVNAKLPVSEFYGPLTLRAMKTFQQTYSLPATGIANLTVRKKLDEEAKKRLPRGADFNALQEEALQQVV
- a CDS encoding GGDEF domain-containing protein, coding for MDLSSLTRYGHQAGDHKLKQLAYLIRQVTPEDASVFRSGGDEFVVFLGRRQMAEVASVGMKVCGMVRQHFSFVPPVERSYCFPDGSYLKIQAAFTVSCGIAFYPAHGKNFVALHEAASTAMWQGGKRLHGGVLVVAELKDDCC
- the ilvC gene encoding ketol-acid reductoisomerase, encoding MARMYYDADANLDLLAGKTIAIIGYGSQGHAHALNLKDSGMNVIVGLYPGSKSAAKAQESGLTVKSVADAAAAADFIMILLPDEVQKTVYKEEIEPNLKAGKVLAFAHGFNIHYGQIVPPSDVDVVMAAPKGPGHLVRRTYEQGQGVPALFAVYQDASGQARDLAMAYAKGIGGTRGGILETTFREETETDLFGEQVVLCGGLSALIKAGFETLVNAGYQPELAYFECLHEVKLIVDLIVEGGLAKMRDSISNTAEYGDLTRGPRIVTDSTRAEMKKVLSEIQSGQFAREFVLENQSGKAGFTAMRRQEAEHPIEDVGKDLRAMFSWLKEA
- a CDS encoding ABC transporter ATP-binding protein, with protein sequence MPNSVIIRLEDIAKTYGSGETEVRALADVDLVIEKGEYCSIMGASGSGKSTMMNMIGCLDRPTSGSYYLDGVDVARLGDAELAHIRNRKIGFVFQQFHLLQQLSALENVMLPMVYANIPNDERRDRAAEALKRVGLGNRMNNRPNQLSGGQQQRVAIARAIVNRPVLLLADEPTGALDTRTTKEVMDIFTELNASDITIVIVTHEPDVARLTKRIVWFRDGQVLHSHLHPEELGQVAAA
- a CDS encoding ABC transporter permease, encoding MDPLESVKMAVTTLTANKLRSGLTMLGIIIGNASVIAMVGIGQGAQKYAAEQFESLGPNVLFIVPGSREAQRSTFEVPKTLVLADAQAIATQVPSVNAVAPQINSQQLITYRNKNSNSIIIGTTPEFLTARDFEVGQGRFISELDLERNNQVVALGAEIAEKLFGSEEPVGKQIRIKDVSFQVVGVMEAKGAFLGNNQDDTLYIPLTTMSSRIVGRTSPYGIDLTFIVASAKNEKSVEAAQFQITNLLRLRHKIAGDDDFTVRSQKDALEVVDNVTGALTIMLAAIAGISLFVGGVGIMNIMLVSVRERTHEIGLRKAIGATQQDILIQFMIESVILAALGGAIGTFIGVGGIGLVGAVTPLKAGVSPIAILVAVGVSGGIGLFFGVVPARQAAKLDPIVALRSA